The Oryza glaberrima chromosome 9, OglaRS2, whole genome shotgun sequence genome includes a window with the following:
- the LOC127785022 gene encoding late embryogenesis abundant protein D-34-like: protein MSQQGIWYGDVFPLTRSLAAKPIVPWDAATMQSAENLVLGKTVKGGPAAAMESATSRNEEMGVIGHDQSTDATAEHGVNISDTLVPGGGRIVTEFVPAR from the coding sequence ATGAGCCAGCAAGGGATCTGGTATGGCGACGTGTTCCCGTTGACCAGAAGCCTCGCGGCCAAGCCCATCGTGCCGTGGGACGCGGCGACGATGCAGTCGGCGGAGAACCTCGTGTTGGGGAAGACGGTCAAGGgcggcccggccgccgccatggagtCCGCGACGAGTCGTAACGAGGAGATGGGCGTCATCGGTCATGACCAGTCCACGGACGCCACCGCCGAGCATGGCGTCAACATCTCCGATACcctcgtccccggcggcggccgcatcgTCACTGAGTTCGTCCCGGCCAGGTAA